The following is a genomic window from Capnocytophaga stomatis.
ACTTAGCAGATTATGACACTACGGTAGAAATTACGCCGACTAACAGAGCTGCTCAATTCCGTTTTACTTTCCCAAAGGCTGAAAAAGCATATATTTTGCTCGATGCATATTTTAAAGGTTCAAAAGTGAAGATTCTTCCTAATGAACGAAAGATTGTCGGATATGCTCGCAACCATAACGGAGGTGTTCCGGAGAATTTCCATAACTATTTTGTGCTTGAATTTGATAAAGATTTTGAGGTTTATAATACGTGGGGTGATGGCTGGAAACTTTCGGACAACACTGAAAATCAGGGAGAACACGTGGGGGCTGTTATCGGTTTTGCTACCAAACGTGGCGAGCAAGTGAATGTAAAAGTAGCTTCATCTTTTATCAGTACGGAACAAGCCGAACTAAACCTAAAAAATGAAATCGGCTCGGATAATTTTGAGCAAACCAAAGAAAAAGCCTTCAACATTTGGGAAAAAGAACTTTCTAAAATTTCGGTAGAAGATAGCAATATTGATAACATCCGTACGTTTTATTCTTGTCTGTATCGCATACTTTTGTTCCCTCGTACGTTTTATGAAATTGACTCTCAGGGAGAAATCGTGCATTACAGTCCTTATAACGGAAAGGTAGAGAAAGGTTATATGTTTACCGACAATGGTTTTTGGGATACGTTCCGTGCTGTATTTCCTTTCTTTAATTTGATGTATCCTGAAATGAACAAGCAGTTTATGAAAGGACTTGTTAATACGTATCGAGAATCGGGTTGGTTACCCGAGTGGGCAAGTCCGGGACATCGTGATTGTATGATTGGCTCTAATTCTGCCCCTATTATTTCCGATGCGTATTTGAAAGGAAATATCGATGACAAAGATGCTGACATTTTGCTTGAAGCGATGCTTAAAAACGCTACTCAAGATGCAGGCAGACCCGTAAAATCAGTAGGAAGAGAAGGTGTGGATTATTACAACAGACTGGGGTATGTTCCTTACAACGTGGGAATTAATGAAAATGTAGCTCGCACGCTTGAATATGCCTATGCCGATTTTGCGATTTATAAAATGGCAGAAAAAATGAATCGGAAATATGTTGTGGAACTCTATAAAAAGAAAGCTCAAAACTATCGTAATGTTTTTGATAAAGAAACCGGTTGGATGCGTGGACGTAATGAAGATGGTTCGTTCCAATCGCCTTTCAATCCGCTAAAATGGGGAGATGCTTTTACGGAAGGAAACAGTTTTCATTACACTTGGTCGGTTTTTCACGATATTGAAGGACTTATTGAACTTATGGGCGGAAAAGAAAAATTTGAACAAAAGCTTGATGAAGTCTTTCAAATGCCTCCTTTGTTTGATGATTCGTATTACGGATTTACCATACACGAAATTCGAGAGATGCAAATTATGAATATGGGTAATTACGCACACGGAAATCAGCCTATTCAGCATTTAATATATCTGTATAATTATGTAAACAAACCTGAAAAAGTACGTGAACGATTGCATCAGGTTATGAGTAAGCTCTACGCCCCTACCCCTGATGGTTATTGTGGTGATGAAGATAACGGACAGACTTCGGCTTGGTATGTGTTTAGTGCTTTGGGCTTTTATCCGGTAACTCCCGTAACAGATGATTATATTTTAGGCTATCCGCTTTTTGATAAAGTAACGATGAAGCTCCCTTATGATAAAACTTTTAGTATCACTAAGGGTAAAAAGCATCTTGAAGATGATACAAATCATAAAAAAGATACTTCGGAAGATAAAAAAGGTACTTCGGTATATCTCAACGGAAAGCAAATTGCTGGTTTTAAGCTTCCTTTTGCTGCTTTCAGGGAAAATGGTAGTTTGGAGTTTGAGTAAAAATATAACTTAATAAAAAATGAATATATGAGAACACTAATTTTTATTTGTTTGCTTCTTTCGGGCTTCCAGCTTGTTGCTCAACAGGAAGTAACTATCGAAACCAAAAGAAATCAGGATAATTCCGTAGATTTTTTATATACCAAAAGAAATGCTACCTCTTACACCTTAACTTTGAAACTCTCAGATGTGAGTAACTCGTACGATACTCCAGCTCCTCATTACATATTAAAAAACAATTCAGGTAAGTTATTCACTATGAGACCTACTAATAAAGAGCAAGGCATCAATTTTTCATATTCTTACAGATACACACAAGGTGCTTTTCAACCTCAAAAGATTGATAAATCTTTTCCTTATCTATTGCCTTTTGCTAAAGGAAAAGAAGTTTATGTTAGCGAATCAACATATGTGCTTGAAAGATATATGAATCGCCCTGCCCCAAAAGGGTGGAAAGCCTATGCCTTTGAAGGACAAGCTTTGGATAGTGTTTTTGCCATTCGCAAGGGAGTTGTAATCTTTGTTGAACAAGGTAAAGACATCAATCACAATGCTTCTTATACTTCCGAGAAAAATATGATAGTTGTAGAGCATCAAGATGGTTCTTTTGCTGAATACAAAGGCTTTAGAAAGAATGGAATTAATGTAAAAGTAGGTACCACTGTTCTTCCGAATGATTATTTAGGTGGTTTAATACAAGTAGAAGCTCCTGAAAAGCATCTTAGTTTGGTAATTTACTATCTTTCGGCACTTTCAGAGGGTGAAAAAACCGCAGAATACAGTTATATTACGCCTAATTTCCTTACCGAAGACGGAATAGCTCCTTTAGTAAGCAGAAAAACCTACAAAACAGTCATCAACACTGAAGTTTTGACCAAAGAAATGACCAGAAAAGAAAAGAAAAAATACAAATAATAGCTTTTCATAAAATCGAGAAGATTTGGGCATATCTTTCGGAAACTTGTTTTAGAAACTCAAACCATAAAGATTTTATAAAAAACTATCAAAATCATCTCCATTACGTTATTTTGGCAATATTTTATGTTTTGTTACATCCTTATATCTATTTTTTAGCTTTCGGGTTTTAACTTTCAACTTTTTCTCTATCTTTGCAAAAAAACTGTAATAAGGTAAATGTCAGAAAACACCATCACTCCGTACAAAAACTCCTCCAAGGGAAAGAAACAACAGGTAGCACAAATGTTTGACTCCATATCAGGCACTTACGACGGGCTTAACCGAGTAATTTCATTGGGTTCGGATATCAAATGGCGGAAATTTGTTGTTGAAAAAGTGGCTGAAATCACTCCTAAAAGGGTTCTTGACGTAGCAACGGGTACGGGAGATTTGGCAATTGCTCTGAGTGAAATTAACGGACTGAACATTGTTGGGCTTGACATTTCCGAAGGAATGCTATCGGTAGGACGAGAGAAAATTCAGAAGAAAAATCTTTCTGACCGTATTGAATTGGTTTCGGGTGATAGTGAAAATTTGCCTTTTGCCGATAATTATTTTGACGCTGTAACTGTGGCTTTTGGCGTGCGAAACTTTGAAAACTTGGAAAAAGGGCTTTCGGAGATTTATCGAGTTATTCGCC
Proteins encoded in this region:
- a CDS encoding GH92 family glycosyl hydrolase, giving the protein MKHIFFFAVLFLIFSCNPTEEPQETNKVIYTDFVNPLMGTDSKFELSNGNTYPAIAVPWGMNFWTPQTNKMGDGWTYQYHANKIRGFKQTHQPSPWINDYGAFSLMPVTGELKIEENERASWFSHKAEEVKPHYYKVYLADYDTTVEITPTNRAAQFRFTFPKAEKAYILLDAYFKGSKVKILPNERKIVGYARNHNGGVPENFHNYFVLEFDKDFEVYNTWGDGWKLSDNTENQGEHVGAVIGFATKRGEQVNVKVASSFISTEQAELNLKNEIGSDNFEQTKEKAFNIWEKELSKISVEDSNIDNIRTFYSCLYRILLFPRTFYEIDSQGEIVHYSPYNGKVEKGYMFTDNGFWDTFRAVFPFFNLMYPEMNKQFMKGLVNTYRESGWLPEWASPGHRDCMIGSNSAPIISDAYLKGNIDDKDADILLEAMLKNATQDAGRPVKSVGREGVDYYNRLGYVPYNVGINENVARTLEYAYADFAIYKMAEKMNRKYVVELYKKKAQNYRNVFDKETGWMRGRNEDGSFQSPFNPLKWGDAFTEGNSFHYTWSVFHDIEGLIELMGGKEKFEQKLDEVFQMPPLFDDSYYGFTIHEIREMQIMNMGNYAHGNQPIQHLIYLYNYVNKPEKVRERLHQVMSKLYAPTPDGYCGDEDNGQTSAWYVFSALGFYPVTPVTDDYILGYPLFDKVTMKLPYDKTFSITKGKKHLEDDTNHKKDTSEDKKGTSVYLNGKQIAGFKLPFAAFRENGSLEFE
- a CDS encoding M23 family metallopeptidase, which encodes MRTLIFICLLLSGFQLVAQQEVTIETKRNQDNSVDFLYTKRNATSYTLTLKLSDVSNSYDTPAPHYILKNNSGKLFTMRPTNKEQGINFSYSYRYTQGAFQPQKIDKSFPYLLPFAKGKEVYVSESTYVLERYMNRPAPKGWKAYAFEGQALDSVFAIRKGVVIFVEQGKDINHNASYTSEKNMIVVEHQDGSFAEYKGFRKNGINVKVGTTVLPNDYLGGLIQVEAPEKHLSLVIYYLSALSEGEKTAEYSYITPNFLTEDGIAPLVSRKTYKTVINTEVLTKEMTRKEKKKYK
- the ubiE gene encoding bifunctional demethylmenaquinone methyltransferase/2-methoxy-6-polyprenyl-1,4-benzoquinol methylase UbiE, with amino-acid sequence MSENTITPYKNSSKGKKQQVAQMFDSISGTYDGLNRVISLGSDIKWRKFVVEKVAEITPKRVLDVATGTGDLAIALSEINGLNIVGLDISEGMLSVGREKIQKKNLSDRIELVSGDSENLPFADNYFDAVTVAFGVRNFENLEKGLSEIYRVIRPGGRLVVLETSVPEKFPFRQGYFAYTKFIMPLIGKVFSKDRSAYTYLSKSASAFPYGKKFKAILDKIGYAQTKYYPKTLGGVATIYVGNKPNTL